The Betta splendens chromosome 7, fBetSpl5.4, whole genome shotgun sequence genome includes a window with the following:
- the LOC114859173 gene encoding probable glutamate receptor translates to MKGCVALFFCLAALTAWAATDAKELSITTIKEDPYIMSKGSELEGYCIDLLSELSKILGFKYKVHLVKDNRYGLMDSSGNWNGMIGEVIRKEADLAVAPLTITAVREQFVDMTTPFMQTGIGFILRKDLASEESTFSLLSPFSTDMWVGILIAFLLTGLCIFLVGRISPTEWAEPDTEGHTFTLLHSFWWVLAALTLQGAGPHPKALSGRVVSAVWWLFAVMLLACYFGNFSAMFTSNNKHISIRTFEDLANQDAIDFGTVESGSTMLFFKNSNDPVHRRIYQRMERKKSFVSNMAEGIRRTQEGNFAFIGEAVSLDLTVARYCEIIRSQEILGMRSYSIAAPLGSSLVKNLTIAILQLSESGELTYLRNKWWSSSCMGDRSNNVSQALQPHELRGLFLILGLGLLAGLLLALMELLSRARTQAKDGKKSCCSVLTSELNRRFGRRGGDSEQDGSDKSKA, encoded by the exons ATGAAAGGCTGCGTGGCTTTGTTCTTCTGCCTGGCAGCTCTTACTGCCTGGGCAGCCACAG ATGCCAAGGAGTTATCCATCACCACCATAAAG GAGGATCCGTACATCATGAGCAAAGGCTCCGAGTTGGAGGGCTACTGCATCGACCTGCTGTCCGAGCTCTCCAAGATACTGGGGTTCAAGTACAAGGTGCACCTGGTTAAAGACAACCGCTACGGCCTGATGGACTCCAGCGGCAACTGGAATGGGATGATTGGAGAGGTCATCAGAAAG GAGGCCGACCTGGCTGTGGCCCCACTGACCATCACGGCCGTGAGAGAGCAGTTCGTGGATATGACCACACCCTTCATGCAGACTGGAATTGGCTTCATCCTCAGAAAAGACCTGGCCTCTGAGGAGAGCACCTTTAGTCTGCTGTCACCCTTCTCCACAGACATGTGGGTCGGCATCCTCATCGCTTTCCTGCTCACAGGCCTCTGCATATTCCTGGTTGGCAG GATCAGCCCCACTGAGTGGGCTGAACCGGACACAGAGGGCCACACCTTCACGCTGCTGCACAGCTTCTGGTGGGTCCTGGCAGCTCTGACCCTGCAAG GTGCTGGGCCTCACCCCAAGGCCTTGTCCGGCCGCGTGGTCAGTGCCGTGTGGTGGCTCTTTGCCGTCATGCTGCTCGCCTGCTATTTTGGCAACTTCAGCGCCATGTTCACctccaacaacaaacacatctcCATCAGGACCTTTGAAGACCTGGCTAACCAGGATGCGATTGACTTTGGCACCGTTGAGTCCGGGTCCACCATGCTCTTCTTTAAG AACTCCAACGACCCCGTGCACCGACGCATCTACCAGCGCATGGAGCGTAAGAAGAGCTTTGTGTCCAACATGGCGGAGGGCATTCGCCGCACCCAGGAGGGAAACTTCGCCTTCATCGGTGAAGCCGTGTCCTTAGACTTGACCGTGGCTCGCTACTGTGAAATCATCCGCTCGCAGGAAATCCTCGGTATGAGGTCGTACTCCATTGCGGCGCCCTTGG GCTCCTCCCTGGTCAAAAACCTGACGATAGCCATCCTCCAGCTCAGTGAGTCTGGCGAGCTAACCTACCTGCGGAACAAGTGGTGGTCCAGCAGCTGCATGGGCGACCGCTCCAACAATGTCTCTCAGGCCCTGCAGCCCCATGAGCTGCGAggcctcttcctcatcctgggcctgggcctgctAGCCGGGCTCCTGCTGGCCCTGATGGAGCTCCTGTCAAGGGCTCGCACCCAAGCTAAGGACGGCAAG AAGTcgtgctgctctgtgctgacgTCAGAGCTGAACCGGAGGTTTGGCAGAAGAGGAGGCGACTCGGAGCAAGACGGCTCAGACAAAAGCAAAGCCTAA